The proteins below are encoded in one region of uncultured Desulfovibrio sp.:
- the rpsK gene encoding 30S ribosomal protein S11 — MARPKKAVKKREKKNVPVGIAHIQASFNNTIITFTDTRGNAVSWASSGQSGFKGSRKSTPFAAQVAAETAARKAQDNGMRTVGIYVKGPGSGREAAMRAIAAVGFRVAFIRDVTPIPHNGCRPPKRRRV, encoded by the coding sequence ATGGCCAGACCCAAGAAAGCGGTCAAGAAAAGAGAAAAGAAGAACGTGCCTGTGGGCATTGCCCATATCCAGGCCTCGTTCAACAATACCATCATTACCTTTACCGATACCCGTGGCAATGCCGTGAGCTGGGCCTCTTCCGGCCAGAGCGGCTTCAAGGGTTCGCGTAAATCCACGCCCTTTGCCGCTCAGGTGGCTGCCGAAACCGCTGCCCGCAAGGCGCAGGACAACGGCATGCGCACCGTGGGCATCTATGTGAAGGGTCCCGGTTCCGGTCGTGAAGCCGCCATGCGCGCCATTGCCGCCGTGGGCTTCCGTGTGGCTTTCATTCGTGATGTGACGCCCATTCCGCACAACGGCTGCCGGCCGCCCAAGCGCCGCCGCGTCTAG
- a CDS encoding antirestriction protein ArdA: protein MYVDSLSDYNIGVLHGAWIDFDRLSSIDDILPAIFAMLDASPTAKESGLPAEEWALHDYEGWCGFKIDVHGYPQDSGLLMKSCRNCVTTTLPLAIHGY, encoded by the coding sequence ATCTATGTTGATTCTCTGTCTGATTACAACATTGGTGTCCTGCATGGTGCCTGGATTGACTTTGACCGTCTTTCCAGCATTGACGACATACTGCCTGCCATTTTCGCCATGCTTGACGCTTCCCCTACTGCCAAGGAAAGCGGCCTGCCCGCCGAAGAATGGGCACTCCATGACTATGAGGGCTGGTGCGGTTTTAAAATAGACGTGCACGGGTACCCGCAGGACTCTGGCTTGCTTATGAAATCCTGTCGGAATTGCGTAACAACTACTCTCCCGCTTGCCATACATGGCTATTGA
- the clpX gene encoding ATP-dependent Clp protease ATP-binding subunit ClpX, translating into MANDTTSRTDEPLRCSFCGRSEHEVKNLIVQDNARICDQCIKACSDIIARDQLHNDDSPDRLLSPQEIKERLDEYVIGQHEAKKILSVAVHNHYKRVFFADALGDDVELEKSNILLVGPSGSGKTLLAKTLARILRVPFAIADATTLTEAGYVGEDVENILVQLLQNADYDLEAASKGIIYIDEIDKISRKSDGPSITRDVSGEGVQQALLKIIEGTEANIPPKGGRKHPQQEFIRMNTSNILFIVGGAFVGLDKIVESRMSGGSMGFGAHVHHSKNMPLSELLDKIHPQDLVQFGLIPEFVGRIPIITHVDELDEPDLIRILTEPKNALVRQYQKLFELDNVHLRFTPNALKAIAHKAIERKTGARGLRNVMERIMLDIMFRLPSMPNVKECLINQAVIEKGKEPVLLYGEDGAPAAAGGDGQAS; encoded by the coding sequence ATGGCAAATGACACCACTTCCCGCACTGACGAGCCGCTGCGCTGCTCGTTCTGCGGTCGCTCCGAGCATGAAGTCAAGAACCTCATCGTGCAGGACAATGCCCGTATCTGCGACCAGTGCATCAAGGCATGCAGCGATATCATCGCCCGTGACCAGCTGCATAACGATGACTCGCCGGACCGTCTGCTTTCGCCGCAGGAGATCAAGGAACGACTGGACGAATACGTCATCGGCCAGCACGAGGCCAAGAAGATTCTGTCCGTGGCGGTGCACAACCACTACAAGCGCGTCTTCTTTGCCGATGCCCTCGGCGATGACGTGGAGCTGGAAAAGAGCAATATCCTGCTGGTGGGGCCTTCCGGCAGTGGCAAGACCCTGCTGGCCAAGACCCTGGCCAGGATTCTGCGCGTGCCCTTTGCCATTGCCGATGCCACGACCCTGACCGAGGCCGGCTACGTGGGCGAGGATGTGGAAAACATCCTGGTGCAGCTGCTCCAGAATGCGGACTACGATCTGGAAGCCGCCAGCAAGGGCATCATCTACATTGACGAAATCGACAAGATTTCCCGCAAGAGCGACGGCCCCTCCATCACCCGCGACGTTTCGGGAGAAGGGGTGCAGCAGGCCCTGCTCAAGATCATTGAAGGCACGGAGGCCAATATCCCGCCCAAGGGGGGGCGCAAGCATCCCCAGCAGGAATTCATCCGCATGAACACCAGCAATATTCTGTTCATTGTGGGCGGGGCCTTTGTGGGACTGGACAAGATTGTGGAATCACGCATGTCCGGCGGGTCCATGGGCTTTGGCGCCCATGTGCATCACAGCAAGAACATGCCCCTGTCCGAGCTGCTGGACAAGATCCATCCGCAGGACCTGGTGCAGTTCGGCCTCATTCCCGAATTTGTGGGCCGCATTCCCATCATCACCCATGTGGATGAACTGGATGAACCCGACCTCATACGCATCCTCACCGAACCCAAGAATGCCCTGGTGCGGCAGTACCAGAAGCTCTTTGAGCTGGACAACGTGCACCTGCGCTTTACGCCCAATGCGCTCAAGGCCATTGCCCACAAGGCCATCGAGCGCAAGACCGGTGCCCGCGGCCTGCGCAATGTGATGGAGCGCATCATGCTGGACATCATGTTCCGTCTGCCATCCATGCCCAATGTGAAGGAATGCCTTATCAATCAGGCTGTCATTGAAAAAGGCAAGGAACCTGTGCTGCTCTATGGCGAAGACGGGGCGCCCGCAGCGGCCGGCGGAGACGGGCAGGCATCCTAG
- a CDS encoding tyrosine-type recombinase/integrase, producing the protein MRWKTKNHHPRTVPIVARIRPIIERRMLTCGGTGRLFPMGSNDWLRRPWGILRYHMGMDDDPQFVPHMLRHTCATRLSQAGVSMPIIKEWMGHTSITTTARYAHFSPSDLRHAATLLGD; encoded by the coding sequence TTGAGATGGAAGACCAAGAACCACCATCCGCGCACGGTCCCCATCGTGGCCCGGATACGTCCCATCATCGAGCGCAGGATGCTGACCTGCGGCGGGACCGGGAGGCTGTTCCCCATGGGCAGCAACGATTGGTTGCGCCGTCCGTGGGGCATCCTCCGTTATCATATGGGAATGGATGATGACCCACAGTTCGTTCCCCATATGCTCCGCCACACATGCGCCACCCGCTTGTCACAGGCGGGGGTGTCCATGCCTATCATCAAAGAGTGGATGGGTCACACGAGCATAACGACCACAGCGCGTTACGCACACTTCTCGCCCTCTGATTTACGCCATGCAGCCACCCTTCTAGGGGATTAG
- the clpP gene encoding ATP-dependent Clp endopeptidase proteolytic subunit ClpP, giving the protein MSYVPYVVENTGRSERTYDIYSRLLKDRIILLSTEVTDAVASSICAQLLFLESQDPEQEINLYINSPGGSVTAGLAIYDTMRYITSPVTTVCMGRAASMGAFLLAAGRKGMRFALPNSQIMIHQPLGGYQGQASDIEIHAREILRLKENLNRMLAENTGQPYEAIVAATERDNFLTSEEARKLGIIDRVLTSRRDLEEMK; this is encoded by the coding sequence ATGTCCTACGTCCCCTATGTTGTCGAAAATACGGGCCGCTCGGAACGCACGTACGATATCTATTCCCGCCTGCTCAAGGACCGCATCATCCTGTTGAGCACGGAAGTGACCGATGCCGTGGCATCGAGCATCTGCGCCCAGCTGCTCTTCCTGGAATCGCAGGACCCGGAGCAGGAGATCAATCTGTACATCAATTCTCCCGGCGGTTCCGTGACAGCCGGTCTGGCCATCTATGATACCATGCGCTATATCACCTCCCCGGTGACCACGGTCTGCATGGGCCGGGCGGCCAGCATGGGGGCCTTTTTGCTGGCCGCCGGCAGGAAGGGCATGCGCTTTGCCCTGCCCAACAGCCAGATCATGATTCATCAGCCGCTGGGCGGCTATCAGGGGCAGGCCTCGGACATTGAAATCCATGCCCGCGAAATTCTGCGCCTCAAGGAGAACCTCAATCGCATGCTGGCCGAGAATACGGGCCAGCCTTACGAGGCCATTGTGGCCGCCACGGAACGCGACAACTTCCTGACTTCCGAAGAGGCCCGGAAGCTGGGCATCATCGACCGCGTGCTGACTTCCCGCCGCGATCTCGAGGAAATGAAATAA
- the terL gene encoding phage terminase large subunit, which yields MASSNSLSPQFPPLPDKLRDFRTFLVLVWRHLGLPDPTPVQLDIARWLQYGPRRSVTEAFRGVGKSWITAAFVVWSLRRDPQCKFMVLSASKDRADNFTSFCLRLINDIPILQCLIPRAEQRCSKLSFDVAPAKPDQAPSVTSKGIFSQITGGRADIIIADDIEVPNNAYTQMMRDKLSEAVKEFDAILKPGGRIIYLGTPQTEQSLYNALPNRDYSVPSGPPGSLLTSSW from the coding sequence ATGGCAAGCAGCAACAGCCTATCCCCCCAGTTCCCTCCCCTGCCGGACAAGCTCCGGGATTTCCGCACCTTTCTCGTCCTGGTCTGGCGGCACCTCGGCCTGCCTGACCCCACCCCTGTCCAGCTCGACATCGCCCGCTGGCTCCAGTATGGCCCCCGCCGCAGCGTGACCGAAGCCTTCCGTGGCGTGGGCAAAAGCTGGATTACGGCGGCCTTCGTGGTCTGGAGCCTGCGCAGGGACCCGCAGTGCAAGTTCATGGTGCTCTCGGCCTCCAAGGACCGGGCCGACAACTTCACCTCGTTTTGCCTGCGGCTCATCAACGACATCCCCATCCTGCAATGCCTCATCCCCAGGGCAGAGCAGCGCTGCTCCAAGCTCTCCTTCGACGTGGCCCCGGCCAAGCCAGACCAGGCCCCCAGCGTCACCAGCAAGGGCATCTTCAGCCAGATTACCGGAGGCCGCGCCGACATCATCATCGCCGACGACATCGAGGTGCCCAACAACGCCTACACCCAGATGATGCGCGACAAGCTCTCCGAGGCCGTCAAGGAGTTTGACGCCATCCTCAAGCCCGGCGGGCGCATCATCTACCTGGGTACCCCGCAGACCGAGCAGAGCCTCTATAACGCCCTGCCCAACCGTGACTACAGCGTCCCGTCTGGCCCGCCAGGTTCCCTTCTGACGAGCAGTTGGTGA
- the rpsD gene encoding 30S ribosomal protein S4, whose product MAKYTEAKCRICRREGCKLFLKGDRCFTDKCAQDRRPYAPGQHGRARKKVSEYAVQLREKQKTRRSYGILERQFRGYFEKAEMQKGVTGTNLLVILERRLDNVVYRMGFANSRNQARQLVRHGIFTLNGRKVNIPSLQVRVGDTVEVPEKNRKIPVIAEAQEVLARRGCPAWLEADGAAFKGTVKALPQRDDIQFPVNEQLIVELYSK is encoded by the coding sequence ATGGCCAAATATACTGAAGCCAAGTGTCGCATTTGCCGTCGTGAAGGCTGCAAGCTCTTCCTCAAGGGGGACCGTTGCTTTACCGACAAATGCGCCCAGGATCGTCGCCCCTATGCTCCCGGCCAGCATGGCCGTGCCCGCAAGAAGGTGAGCGAATATGCGGTGCAGCTGCGTGAAAAGCAGAAGACCCGCCGCAGCTACGGCATTCTCGAGCGCCAGTTCCGTGGCTACTTCGAGAAGGCCGAAATGCAGAAAGGCGTGACCGGCACCAACCTGCTGGTCATCCTTGAGCGTCGTCTGGACAACGTGGTGTACCGCATGGGCTTTGCCAATTCGCGCAACCAGGCCCGTCAGCTGGTCCGCCACGGCATCTTCACCCTCAACGGCCGCAAGGTGAACATTCCCTCCCTGCAGGTCCGTGTGGGCGATACCGTTGAAGTTCCCGAAAAGAACCGCAAGATTCCCGTGATTGCCGAAGCTCAGGAAGTGCTGGCCCGTCGTGGTTGCCCGGCCTGGCTGGAAGCGGACGGTGCGGCGTTCAAGGGTACCGTCAAGGCCCTGCCGCAGCGTGACGACATCCAGTTCCCGGTCAACGAGCAGCTGATCGTCGAACTGTACTCGAAATAA
- a CDS encoding DNA-directed RNA polymerase subunit alpha: protein MLNRQGERLINSRNWNELVKPDQIVRDDDTASSTHGKFVCEPLERGYGTTIGNAMRRVLLASLQGAAFVAVKMSGVQHEFTTIHGVLEDVTDVVLNLKQVRLCMDTDEPQRLTLRVDKKGAVTAADIVENQHVTVLNPEQHIATLTEDIVFEMELEVRMGKGYVPADMHDGLPDEIGLIKLDSSFSPVRKVAYTVEQARVGQMTNYDRLILEVWTDGSVTPEDAIAYSAKIIKDQISVFINFDERVSGDSHSGSSDNGELNEHLFKNIDDLELSVRATNCLRSANISLVGELVQRSEAEMLKTKNFGRKSLDEIKSVLLDMGLDFGMRVDNFEKKYQEWKRKQQNEA from the coding sequence ATGCTTAACAGACAGGGCGAACGCCTTATCAATTCGCGCAACTGGAACGAGCTGGTCAAGCCCGATCAGATTGTGCGTGATGATGATACGGCCAGCAGTACGCATGGCAAGTTCGTTTGCGAACCGCTGGAGCGCGGTTATGGCACCACCATCGGCAATGCCATGCGCCGCGTCTTGCTGGCCTCCCTCCAGGGTGCGGCCTTCGTGGCGGTGAAAATGAGCGGCGTGCAGCACGAGTTCACCACCATCCACGGCGTCCTGGAAGACGTGACCGATGTGGTGCTGAACCTCAAGCAGGTTCGCCTCTGCATGGATACCGACGAGCCGCAGCGTCTCACCCTTCGCGTGGATAAGAAGGGTGCTGTCACCGCTGCCGACATCGTGGAAAATCAGCACGTCACCGTGCTGAATCCCGAACAGCACATTGCCACTCTGACCGAGGACATTGTGTTCGAGATGGAGCTTGAAGTGCGTATGGGCAAGGGCTACGTGCCCGCCGATATGCACGATGGTCTGCCCGATGAAATCGGACTGATCAAGCTGGATTCCAGCTTCTCGCCGGTGCGCAAGGTGGCGTACACGGTGGAACAGGCCCGTGTTGGCCAGATGACCAATTACGACCGCCTCATTCTTGAAGTATGGACCGACGGCTCCGTCACCCCGGAAGATGCCATCGCCTACAGCGCCAAGATCATCAAGGACCAGATTTCGGTCTTTATCAATTTTGATGAACGCGTTTCCGGCGACAGTCATTCCGGCAGCAGCGACAACGGTGAGCTGAACGAACATCTGTTCAAGAACATTGACGATCTCGAATTGTCGGTTCGCGCGACCAACTGTCTGCGCAGCGCCAACATCTCGCTTGTGGGCGAGCTGGTGCAGCGCAGCGAGGCCGAAATGCTCAAGACCAAGAACTTTGGCCGCAAGTCTCTTGATGAAATCAAGAGCGTGCTGCTGGACATGGGTCTTGATTTCGGCATGCGCGTCGACAATTTTGAAAAGAAATACCAGGAATGGAAAAGGAAGCAGCAAAATGAGGCATAG
- the selD gene encoding selenide, water dikinase SelD, producing MELLSKARAAGUAAKVAPGALERIISAVAAGIPPHLERRVLAGRARNEDAVVLSVPAGKALVQTVDVLAPVVNDAYAFGRIAAANALSDVYALGGEPWSAMNICCFPPELAREDPEGILSGVLQGGLDTLVEAGAVLAGGHTVQDEELKYGLAVTGIIDPAHIAVNSGLAPGQRLVLTKPVGTGVLSTGVKAHWEDWEESEALLRQWCGRLNRTGGRIIASQRLTAATDVTGFGLGGHALEMARASGVCVALDVERIPLLPHAVDYARMGLIPSGSHQNRQYCACDTRKLRPLDEALESLVFDAQTSGGLLLAVWPEQLATVCRQLEEAGDLAACVGEVLPLAPDGAHLLLR from the coding sequence ATGGAACTGCTGAGCAAGGCTCGTGCCGCTGGTTGAGCGGCCAAGGTGGCTCCAGGGGCCCTGGAGCGTATCATCAGCGCTGTTGCCGCGGGAATTCCCCCGCATCTGGAACGCCGCGTGCTGGCAGGGCGTGCCCGCAACGAGGATGCCGTGGTGCTCAGCGTGCCGGCGGGCAAGGCCCTTGTGCAGACCGTGGATGTGCTGGCACCTGTGGTCAATGATGCCTATGCCTTTGGCCGCATTGCCGCCGCCAATGCCCTGTCGGACGTCTATGCGCTGGGGGGTGAGCCGTGGTCGGCCATGAATATTTGTTGTTTTCCGCCGGAGCTGGCGCGCGAGGATCCAGAAGGCATTCTTTCCGGCGTGCTCCAGGGCGGACTGGATACGCTGGTGGAAGCCGGCGCCGTGCTGGCCGGCGGGCATACGGTGCAGGACGAGGAGCTGAAGTACGGTCTGGCGGTAACAGGCATCATTGATCCTGCACATATTGCCGTCAATTCCGGCCTGGCCCCGGGGCAACGCCTGGTGCTCACCAAGCCCGTGGGCACGGGCGTACTGTCCACTGGCGTCAAGGCGCACTGGGAGGACTGGGAGGAAAGCGAGGCCCTGCTGCGCCAGTGGTGTGGCAGGCTCAACCGCACCGGCGGCCGGATCATTGCCAGCCAGCGCCTGACGGCGGCCACGGATGTCACGGGCTTTGGCCTGGGCGGTCATGCGCTGGAAATGGCCCGGGCCTCGGGGGTATGCGTGGCCCTGGATGTGGAGCGTATCCCGCTGCTGCCGCATGCCGTGGACTATGCCCGCATGGGTCTCATTCCTTCCGGCAGCCATCAGAACCGGCAGTACTGTGCCTGCGACACCCGCAAGCTCCGTCCCCTGGACGAGGCGCTGGAAAGTCTGGTGTTTGATGCCCAGACTTCCGGCGGCCTGCTGCTGGCCGTATGGCCGGAACAGCTGGCCACGGTATGCCGGCAGCTGGAGGAGGCCGGCGATCTGGCCGCCTGTGTGGGCGAGGTGCTGCCGCTTGCGCCGGACGGGGCGCATCTGCTGCTGCGCTGA
- the rplQ gene encoding 50S ribosomal protein L17 — translation MRHSNSGRKLSRTPSHRKALLHNLAKALLIHGRIRTTEMKAKELRGVVEPLITLAKRNDLHARRQAYRVLCDHALVKRLFDEIGPLFAGVPGGYTRIMKLALPRKGDNAPMVIIEFSRQADAAAPAEKTEA, via the coding sequence ATGAGGCATAGCAACTCCGGCAGAAAACTTTCGCGCACGCCGTCGCACCGCAAGGCCCTGCTCCACAATCTCGCCAAGGCGCTCCTCATCCATGGCCGCATCCGTACCACGGAAATGAAGGCCAAGGAACTGCGCGGCGTGGTGGAACCTCTCATTACCCTTGCCAAGCGTAACGACCTGCATGCCCGTCGTCAGGCCTACCGCGTGCTGTGCGATCACGCGCTGGTGAAGCGTCTGTTTGACGAAATCGGACCCCTGTTCGCTGGCGTGCCCGGCGGCTACACCCGGATCATGAAGCTTGCCCTGCCCCGCAAGGGCGACAATGCTCCCATGGTCATCATCGAGTTCTCCCGTCAGGCCGACGCTGCCGCGCCTGCCGAAAAGACCGAAGCCTAG
- the lon gene encoding endopeptidase La, translating into MSESVRAAKVQILPLMPLREVVMFPRSIMPLFVGREASIKAIEAAQSAYGKSIFLVTQREADVERPGAQDLFPVGVVCRLLQMLRLPDGTIKVLFEGLHRAAWTALETDGPCPLVQISSVQESESRPEEREALVRAVHEAVEEFAKANKKMSPEAVQAISALKDAGALADAVLPHLKVEYRKKQEVLEETDVTARLEKVYAFLQGEVAVASMEKRIKNRVKVQMERNQREYYLNEQIKAINKEMGREDDPQAEMDELEKKLKARNMPAEASERALSEIKKLRVIPPSAAEYTVVRNYVDWLLDLPWNDLKEVDIDIHKARAILDGDHYGLEKPKERILEYLAVQKLSNGLRGPILCFVGPPGVGKTSLARSVARATGREYVRLSLGGVRDEAEIRGHRRTYVGALPGKIIQSLKRVKFNNPLFCLDEVDKMSSDFRGDPASALLEVLDPEQNNAFMDHYLDLDYDLSKVFFITTANSLDAIPMPLLDRMEIIELNSYLETEKLHIARNFLLPRQIEEHGLRDFNIRLSDNALLEIIRSYTWEAGVRNLEREIAALCRKTAIRLVEEKDHNKCVTISRQSLPSLLGVKRYRHEERENESQVGVCAGLAYNQRGGEILLVETSLMSGSGQVVTTGHLGDVMKESARAALSYVRSRADILGLDPHFHSKVDIHVHVPSGATPKDGPSAGITLATSITSALLGIAVRNDVAMTGEISLRGRVLPIGGLREKLLAARRSGIKRVIMPRDNEKDLRDVPDEVLRDLEILFVDHVDEVLPLALDAPEDVIFSGRDTARPLYLSLRAGASAPEEAASATH; encoded by the coding sequence ATGTCCGAATCCGTACGCGCTGCCAAGGTGCAGATATTGCCACTGATGCCCCTGCGGGAAGTGGTCATGTTTCCGCGTTCCATCATGCCGCTCTTTGTGGGGCGAGAGGCGTCCATCAAGGCCATCGAGGCCGCGCAGAGCGCCTACGGAAAAAGCATTTTTCTGGTGACGCAGCGCGAGGCCGATGTGGAGCGCCCCGGTGCGCAGGACCTGTTCCCCGTGGGGGTGGTCTGCCGGCTGCTCCAGATGCTGCGTCTGCCCGACGGCACCATCAAGGTCCTGTTCGAGGGCCTGCACCGCGCCGCGTGGACCGCGCTGGAAACGGACGGCCCCTGCCCGCTGGTGCAGATCAGCTCCGTGCAGGAAAGCGAGAGCCGCCCCGAGGAGCGCGAGGCCCTGGTGCGCGCCGTGCATGAGGCTGTGGAGGAATTTGCCAAAGCCAACAAGAAGATGTCGCCGGAGGCCGTACAGGCCATCAGCGCCCTGAAGGACGCCGGCGCGCTGGCCGATGCGGTGCTGCCCCATCTCAAGGTGGAGTATCGCAAGAAGCAGGAAGTGCTGGAAGAGACGGACGTGACGGCCCGCCTGGAAAAGGTCTATGCCTTTTTACAGGGTGAAGTGGCCGTGGCCAGCATGGAAAAGCGCATCAAGAATCGCGTCAAGGTGCAGATGGAGCGCAACCAGCGCGAGTACTATCTCAATGAGCAGATCAAGGCCATCAACAAGGAAATGGGCCGGGAAGATGATCCGCAGGCCGAGATGGACGAGCTGGAAAAAAAGCTGAAGGCACGCAACATGCCCGCAGAGGCCAGCGAACGGGCGCTTTCCGAAATCAAGAAGCTGCGCGTCATTCCCCCGTCTGCCGCGGAATATACGGTGGTGCGCAACTATGTGGACTGGCTGCTGGACCTGCCCTGGAATGACCTCAAGGAAGTGGATATCGATATCCACAAGGCCAGGGCCATTCTGGACGGCGATCACTACGGGCTGGAAAAGCCCAAGGAGCGCATCCTCGAATATCTGGCCGTGCAGAAGCTCTCCAACGGCCTGCGCGGTCCCATTCTCTGCTTTGTGGGGCCGCCCGGCGTGGGCAAGACCTCCCTGGCCCGCTCCGTGGCCCGCGCCACAGGGCGCGAATACGTGCGTCTGTCCCTGGGCGGCGTGCGGGACGAGGCCGAAATCCGCGGGCATCGGCGTACCTATGTGGGGGCGCTGCCGGGCAAGATCATCCAGTCGCTCAAGCGGGTGAAGTTCAACAATCCCCTGTTCTGCCTGGATGAAGTGGACAAGATGAGTTCCGACTTTCGCGGCGACCCGGCGTCGGCGCTGCTGGAGGTGCTGGACCCGGAACAGAACAATGCCTTCATGGATCATTATCTGGACCTGGACTATGATCTGTCCAAGGTCTTCTTCATCACCACGGCCAATTCCCTGGACGCCATCCCCATGCCCCTGCTGGACCGCATGGAGATTATCGAGCTGAACAGCTACCTGGAAACGGAAAAGCTGCACATCGCCCGGAATTTCCTGCTGCCGCGACAGATCGAGGAACATGGGCTGCGGGACTTCAATATCCGCCTTTCCGACAATGCTCTGCTGGAAATCATTCGTTCCTATACCTGGGAGGCCGGGGTCCGCAATCTGGAACGGGAAATTGCTGCCCTGTGCCGCAAGACGGCCATTCGCCTGGTGGAGGAAAAGGACCACAACAAGTGCGTGACCATATCCCGTCAGAGCCTTCCCTCGCTGCTGGGCGTCAAGCGCTACCGGCACGAGGAGCGCGAGAATGAATCGCAGGTGGGCGTCTGTGCCGGCCTGGCCTACAATCAGCGCGGCGGTGAAATTCTGCTGGTGGAAACCAGCCTCATGAGCGGCAGCGGGCAGGTGGTGACCACCGGCCATCTGGGCGATGTCATGAAGGAATCTGCCCGTGCGGCCCTGAGCTATGTGCGCTCCCGTGCGGACATCCTGGGGCTGGACCCGCATTTCCACAGCAAGGTGGACATTCATGTGCATGTGCCGTCCGGCGCCACCCCCAAGGACGGGCCGTCTGCGGGCATCACACTGGCCACCTCCATCACCTCGGCCCTGCTGGGCATTGCCGTGCGCAACGATGTGGCCATGACCGGCGAAATTTCCCTGCGCGGCCGGGTGCTGCCCATCGGCGGCCTGCGGGAAAAGCTGCTGGCCGCCCGGCGCAGCGGCATCAAGCGGGTCATCATGCCGCGCGATAATGAAAAGGACCTGCGGGACGTGCCGGACGAGGTCCTGCGGGACCTGGAAATCCTCTTTGTGGACCATGTGGACGAGGTGCTGCCCCTGGCCCTGGACGCGCCGGAGGACGTCATCTTTTCCGGCCGGGACACGGCGCGCCCCCTGTATCTTTCCCTGCGTGCCGGCGCAAGCGCGCCGGAAGAGGCGGCCTCGGCCACGCATTAG
- the tig gene encoding trigger factor → MEYTIEELSPVKRKLSITADAKDVDAAIDAAVARYRTSIQIDGFRKGKVPASVVEKRYKDHIYMEARQDMINGQVADTLVQLHLEPVSGIQFTEEAADMVRGSGLSYTVEFEVLPAFDLPAYEGMEVEKDKVVVKDEEVDAVLERIRRDRAELIPVEGEGPATDGQIATISFEAFEDGKPVEDLKTENFDLPLGEGQAMDDFENLVKSVKVGCTGEKDITFPDNFPARNLAGKTLSIKVTVHAIKDRKLPELTDELFKSMGVESVDKMRTSIRESYARSRENTARSAAQKKMLDTMLKGLEFALPESLLDFQERTLIAEMSARMEAQGQKLSDLGKSEEELRKDVRKQAEQLTRMQVLLLAIAHKEGLRVTQPELDNHLYRICLQNGEDFHKVREAYERSGMMSAMRDRLLADKAMEAAYAKASVKEVEPLEELKPTHKVPAAQ, encoded by the coding sequence GTGGAATATACCATTGAAGAACTTTCGCCGGTAAAGAGGAAACTCAGCATCACAGCTGATGCCAAGGATGTGGACGCCGCCATTGATGCGGCTGTCGCCCGGTACCGCACCTCCATCCAGATTGACGGTTTCCGCAAGGGCAAGGTTCCGGCTTCCGTCGTGGAAAAGCGCTATAAGGATCATATCTACATGGAAGCCCGGCAGGATATGATCAACGGCCAGGTGGCCGATACGCTGGTGCAGCTGCATCTGGAGCCGGTTTCCGGCATTCAGTTTACCGAAGAGGCCGCCGATATGGTGCGCGGCAGCGGCCTGAGCTATACGGTGGAATTTGAAGTGCTGCCGGCCTTTGACCTGCCTGCCTATGAGGGCATGGAAGTGGAAAAGGACAAGGTGGTGGTCAAGGATGAGGAAGTGGATGCCGTGCTGGAACGCATCCGCCGTGACCGCGCCGAGCTGATCCCCGTGGAAGGCGAAGGCCCGGCCACCGACGGCCAGATTGCCACCATCAGCTTTGAGGCCTTCGAGGACGGCAAGCCCGTGGAAGACCTCAAGACCGAAAATTTCGACCTGCCTCTGGGTGAAGGGCAGGCCATGGACGATTTCGAAAACCTGGTCAAGAGCGTCAAGGTGGGGTGCACCGGCGAAAAGGACATCACCTTCCCGGACAATTTCCCGGCCCGCAATCTGGCCGGCAAGACCCTTTCCATCAAGGTCACCGTGCATGCCATCAAGGACCGCAAGCTGCCTGAACTGACGGACGAACTGTTCAAGAGCATGGGGGTGGAAAGCGTGGACAAGATGCGCACCTCCATTCGCGAAAGCTATGCCCGCAGCCGCGAAAATACGGCGCGCAGCGCTGCGCAGAAAAAGATGCTGGATACCATGCTCAAGGGGCTGGAATTTGCCCTGCCCGAAAGCCTGCTGGACTTCCAGGAACGTACCCTCATTGCCGAAATGAGCGCCCGCATGGAAGCGCAGGGCCAGAAGCTGTCTGACCTTGGCAAGAGCGAGGAAGAGCTGCGCAAGGACGTGCGGAAGCAGGCCGAGCAGCTGACCCGCATGCAGGTGCTGCTCCTGGCCATTGCGCACAAGGAAGGCCTGCGGGTGACCCAGCCGGAACTGGACAACCATCTGTACCGCATCTGCCTGCAGAATGGGGAAGACTTCCACAAGGTGCGCGAAGCCTACGAGCGTTCCGGCATGATGAGCGCCATGCGCGACCGCCTGCTGGCTGACAAGGCCATGGAAGCCGCCTATGCCAAGGCTTCTGTCAAGGAAGTGGAACCCCTGGAAGAGCTGAAGCCCACCCACAAGGTGCCGGCTGCCCAGTAA